The following are encoded together in the Osmia lignaria lignaria isolate PbOS001 chromosome 13, iyOsmLign1, whole genome shotgun sequence genome:
- the anchor gene encoding integral membrane protein GPR155 homolog anchor, which yields MSLLEEISHHPLLANEPMDNLYLALIQCFAIILCGYVAGRFDVITKTEANGLNTFVGTFALPSLIFMSLAKLDFSLVNWRFLLAVLLAKSCVFFIVLGVSLVIKRPSNPGCAALFAIFTTQSNDFAIGYPMIDALYGNTHPEYAAYLYLMAPISLAILNPIGFVLLEIGKSSGENHRSYKNMIYSITKGIALNPVLLMTILGILGNLIFKHLVPPALATVLDVFGNAFSASALFLLGLMMVGKVHKLKGTALVIPGILISVKLLVLPLVIRESIILLNAGENATATQDLSTYGFLYGTIPTAPALFIFTLRYNLEIDLIASAMVACTFLSAPLMFISAKLIDAVSSGNTPTDYSHQLNVFSFDVSIASATICVWLILCFVGLGRKKYKCVTHQCTLCIIIAQFATAIGVIIWTKLESHSNGSILWYIQFILITTGVYASRMWTTAIAATLLYLSSRSLDFVRNVQKWFYPIGWGVPLLIVTIMCSTISPKNSDLDFRNPNFQLGRIQAATSTFILTFCFIVTLGCLVLQQRYQRRHASTFYTNLPDNEENSNNDGIERCLVDVEDLVSSTSPTPIIGCEYPNGCSDGVCRGSNNEIDDCDAHLNNNNEETDPQSLRHLVFLILLLCSMFIGLSISIGTLIMEQLTGVYAELAFLDVALNFGQSLIAFAIFGLDPGFGKLGCWLRRMCRKWREKEMQLPSEDALSPEVKAIRDQFNRCHLSECRARIAICRRRLLKVHRDVFTGTDLVNWLLEAGIAQNRDEAVQYGRSLLESRVLQHIDSTHHFHDQNMLYTFDT from the exons ATGTCTCTGttggaagaaatatctcatcaTCCGCTATTGGCAAATGAGCCAATGGATAATTTATATCTTGCACTGATACAATGCTTTGCAATTATATTGTGCGg ATATGTTGCAGGAAGATTTGATGTTATTACTAAAACTGAAGCAAATGGTTTAAATACTTTTGTAGGAACATTTGCTTTGCCTTCCTTAATTTTTATGTCACTTGCAAAACTTGATTTTAGTTTAGTAAACTGGAGATTCCTTCTTGCTGTGTTATTAGCTAAAAGTTGTGTATTTTTTATTGTTCTTGGCGTATCTCTAGTCATTAAAAGGCCATCAAACCCTGGTTGTGCTGCACTGTTTGCAATATTTACTACGCAAAGTAATGATTTTGCCATTGGATATCCTATGA TTGATGCTCTGTATGGAAACACTCATCCTGAATATGCTGCATATCTGTATCTAATGGCACCCATATCTCTGGCTATTTTAAATCCAATTGGTTTTGTGCTATTAGAAATTGGCAAAAGTTCTGGTGAAAATCATAgaagttataaaaatatgatttattcCATTACAAAAGGAATTGCATTAAATCCAGTGCTTCTTATGACTATACTTGGTATTCTAGGAAATCTAATCTTTAAACATCTAGTACCACCTGCACTTGCAACTGTTCTTGATGTATTTGGTAATGCTTTCTCAGCCAGTGCTCTTTTCCTATTGGGATTAATGATGGTGGGAAAGGTACACAAATTGAAGGGCACAGCTCTTGTTATACCAGGCATATTAATATCAGTAAAATTGTTGGTGCTTCCTTTAGTAATAAGAGAAtctattattcttttaaatgCTGGCGAAAATGCTACAGCTACTCAAGATTTGAGTACATATGGATTTTTGTATGGTACTATTCCAACAGCACCGGCTTTATTTATCTTCACTCTTCGATATAATCTTGAAATTGATTTAATTGCATCAGCAATGGTTGCTTGTACCTTCTTATCTGCTCCACTCATGTTCATATCAGCAAAATTAATTGATGCTGTTTCTTCTGGAAACACCCCAACAGATTATTCACATCAATTgaatgtattttcttttgatgTGAGCATTGCTTCAGCAACAATTTGCGTATGGTTAATCCTTTGTTTCGTTGGATTAGGACGAAAAAAGTACAAATGTGTTACTCACCAATGTACATTGTGTATTATAATTGCACAG ttTGCTACAGCGATTGGTGTCATAATTTGGACCAAACTTGAGTCTCATAGTAACGGATCGATATTATG GTATATACAGTTCATTTTGATCACAACGGGAGTATATGCAAGCCGTATGTGGACGACTGCGATAGCTGCAACCTTGTTGTATTTAAGTTCTCGTTCTTTGGACTTCGTGCGAAACGTACAGAAATGGTTTTATCCTATTGGATGGGG ggTTCCACTTTTGATAGTAACCATAATGTGTAGTACGATATCTCCAAAGAACTCTGACCTTGATTTTAGAAATCCTAATTTTCAGCTTGGTAGAATTCAAGCTGCAACTTCTACTTTTATACTGACATTTTGTTTTATCG TAACACTAGGCTGTTTGGTATTACAACAGCGGTATCAACGCCGACATGCTTCGACGTTTTATACTAATTTACCAGATAATgaagaaaattctaataatGATGGTATAGAAAGATGTTTGGTAGATGTTGAAGATCTTGTTTCTTCAACTTCACCTACACCAAT tatcgGCTGCGAATATCCAAATGGGTGTTCAGATGGAGTATGCAGAGGCAGCAACAATGAAATTGATGACTGTGACGCACATTTAAACAATAATAACGAAGAAACCGATCCACAGTCTCTTCGACACCTCGTGTTCCTTATTTTACTTCTTTGTTCTATGTTTATT GGCTTATCCATATCAATTGGAACATTAATAATGGAGCAGTTGACTGGCGTTTATGCGGAACTAGCATTCTTGGATGTAGCTTTGAACTTTGGCCAATCATTAATTGCATTTGCCATTTTTGGATTAGATCCCGGCTTTGGGAAATTAGGATGCTGGTTACGACGGATGTGTCGTAAATGGCGCG AAAAAGAAATGCAGCTTCCTTCCGAAGATGCGCTAAGTCCAGAAGTAAAGGCAATACGGGATCAATTTAATCGTTGTCACTTAAGTGAATGTCGTGCTCGTATAGCTATATGTCGTAGACGTTTGTTAAAAGTACACAGAGATGTTTTCACCGGAACCGATTTAGTTAATTGGTTACTCGAAGCTGGTATTGCGCAAAACAGAGACGAAGCTGTACAATATGGTCGGAGCTTATTAGAAAGCAGAGTTTTGCAACACATCGATAGTACTCATCACTTTCACGATCAGAACATGCTTTACACTTTCGATACCTAA
- the Elp5 gene encoding elongator complex protein 5 yields the protein MTSIKTLPLLEGSDLIVLDEGVDAMFARKLIAGWIEMWKDKDPNRIFHVLLFSDPKSTYQNEPHSFSSNSVIIDDHYTINVNEIDVNNMNEHDIHSVVCILKTIDTNATVVIDCLTSLILFIGLSKALWFLKELNRQVPQIICIYRRDFVQNKVPSIETLGSTYVKLLKSSKGQINNNFNYIAELMHRKIGGGILQQRELINQNNTTYEIQSEKLKTQNKKLDSMRKDQKQKVEASFRIEINENEMKEREEIVFPYMLNANTTNTSKIHYQPEDVDDFDEEDPDDDLCI from the exons ATGACATCTATAAAAACGTTGCCTTTATTAGAAGGCTCAGATTTAATCGTCCTTGATGAAG GAGTGGATGCAATGTTTGCAAGAAAATTAATTGCAGGATGGATAGAAATGTGGAAGGATAAAGATCCTAATCGTATCTTTCATGTGTTATTGTTTTCTGATCCAAAATCTACGTATCAAAATGAACctcattctttttcttcaaatagCGTTATTATTGATGACCATTACACaataaatgtaaatgaaattgatGTAAATAATATGAATGAACATGATATTCATAGTGTTGTATGTATTCTGAAAACTATAGATACAAATGCTACAGTGGTCATTGATTGTTTGacatctttaattttatttattggtcTGTCAAAAGCTTTATGGTTCTTAAAAGAATTAAATAGACAAGTACCacaaataatttgtatttataGAAGAGATTTTGTACAGAATAAGGTACCAAGCATTGAAACATTAGGAAGTACatatgtaaaattattaaaatcttcAAAAGGACagataaataacaattttaattacatagcAGAACTTATGCACCGTAAAATAGGTGGAGGAATTTTACAACAGCGTGAATTAATTAATCAGAATAATACAACTTATGAAATTCAATCAGAGAAACTTAAaactcaaaataaaaaattagattCAATGCGTAAAGATCAAAAACAAAAAGTTGAAGCTTCATTTAgaatagaaataaatgaaaatgaaatgaaagaaagagaagaaatagTGTTTCCATATATGCTTAACGCGAATACAACAAACACATCTAAAATTCACTATCAACCAGAAGATGTAGATGACTTTGATGAGGAGGATCCAGATGATGATTTGTGTAtttaa